In Zingiber officinale cultivar Zhangliang chromosome 3B, Zo_v1.1, whole genome shotgun sequence, a single window of DNA contains:
- the LOC122055387 gene encoding F-box/LRR-repeat protein At3g26922-like isoform X2 — MDYLSNLPDPLLLHILSFLSTHNSVRTSVLARRWRSLWSSVPAIRFHYEDFHPEAVSRADAIVHRFIASRRDSSAVFSLSIDLDHLSCPENWIDYAKSHGARAVTLYLCYCPRQSPIFSALFNWPSLLTLDLQFDVGWPPVDIPPECIALSNLKKLVLTGVFSEESVRRLLACCPNLGELSLDVSECYGAALEIAVPNLRKLALTGTLSKTRINCPILESLCIGSSSYLEEFYVYAPSLVCVHLGLFRSCHPLSSSLCNVAELGISLLSLPADLVEAKSMIESFKLFHKIKSLRVHLHLLEEFTMQLLFLFLLETPNLRLLHLMDEKDEKEPFSPFSHMYDDQSESLQIMPAKCFNNLKLVLAQIKSESARSTFLEMLSERVQAWDKVVVRIDRFDVRNQVEAI, encoded by the exons ATGGACTACCTCAGCAATCTCCCCGATCCCCTTCTCCTCCACATCCTCTCCTTCCTCTCCACCCACAACTCCGTCCGCACCTCCGTCCTCGCCCGCCGATGGCGCAGCCTGTGGTCCTCCGTCCCCGCCATCCGCTTTCATTACGAAGATTTCCATCCGGAGGCCGTGTCGAGAGCCGACGCGATTGTCCATCGATTCATCGCCTCCCGCAGAGACTCTTCCGCTGTTTTTTCTCTTTCTATCGACTTGGACCATCTATCATGCCCGGAAAACTGGATCGACTATGCCAAATCCCATGGCGCTCGAGCGGTGACCCTCTACCTCTGCTATTGTCCTCGGCAATCTCCTATATTCTCCGCTCTGTTCAATTGGCCATCGCTCTTGACACTAGATTTACAATTCGACGTTGGTTGGCCTCCGGTTGACATTCCTCCCGAATGCATCGCCTTGAGCAATCTCAAGAAGCTTGTCCTTACAGGTGTGTTCTCGGAGGAGTCCGTGCGAAGGCTGCTCGCTTGCTGTCCTAACCTAGGAGAACTGTCGTTGGATGTATCAGAATGTTATGGTGCCGCTCTCGAAATTGCAGTACCGAATCTTCGCAAATTGGCCCTTACAGGCACTCTGAGCAAGACGCGTATCAATTGTCCGATTCTTGAATCTTTATGCATTGGAAGCAGTTCTTATCTTGAAGAGTTCTATGTCTACGCGCCCTCTCTGGTCTGTGTTCATCTTGGTTTATTTCGATCCTGCCATCCATTATCTTCGAGTCTATGCAATGTGGCAGAGCTAGGCATATCTCTTCTAAGTCTTCCTGCTGACCTG GTGGAGGCTAAGTCTATGATAGAAAGCTTCAAATTGTTTCATAAAATAAAGAGCTTGAGGGTCCATTTGCATCTTCTTGAGGAGTTTACCATGCAAttgctctttctttttcttctagaGACTCCAAATCTCCGCTTACTCCATTTAATGGACGAAAAAGATGAAAAG gAGCCATTTTCGCCATTCTCGCATATGTATGATGATCAGAGTGAGTCCTTGCAAATTATGCCCGCCAAGTGTTTCAATAATCTCAAATTAGTTTTGGCCCAAATCAAATCTGAAAGCGCTCGATCAACATTCTTGGAGATGCTATCCGAGAGAGTTCAAGCATGGGACAAAGTAGTTGTGAG AATAGATCGATTCGATGTCAGGAATCAAGTGGAAGCGATTTGA
- the LOC122055387 gene encoding F-box/LRR-repeat protein At3g26922-like isoform X1: MDYLSNLPDPLLLHILSFLSTHNSVRTSVLARRWRSLWSSVPAIRFHYEDFHPEAVSRADAIVHRFIASRRDSSAVFSLSIDLDHLSCPENWIDYAKSHGARAVTLYLCYCPRQSPIFSALFNWPSLLTLDLQFDVGWPPVDIPPECIALSNLKKLVLTGVFSEESVRRLLACCPNLGELSLDVSECYGAALEIAVPNLRKLALTGTLSKTRINCPILESLCIGSSSYLEEFYVYAPSLVCVHLGLFRSCHPLSSSLCNVAELGISLLSLPADLVEAKSMIESFKLFHKIKSLRVHLHLLEEFTMQLLFLFLLETPNLRLLHLMDEKDEKEPFSPFSHMYDDQSESLQIMPAKCFNNLKLVLAQIKSESARSTFLEMLSERVQAWDKVVVSAGLNNERSTYCILSNQKGNNMCIHL; this comes from the exons ATGGACTACCTCAGCAATCTCCCCGATCCCCTTCTCCTCCACATCCTCTCCTTCCTCTCCACCCACAACTCCGTCCGCACCTCCGTCCTCGCCCGCCGATGGCGCAGCCTGTGGTCCTCCGTCCCCGCCATCCGCTTTCATTACGAAGATTTCCATCCGGAGGCCGTGTCGAGAGCCGACGCGATTGTCCATCGATTCATCGCCTCCCGCAGAGACTCTTCCGCTGTTTTTTCTCTTTCTATCGACTTGGACCATCTATCATGCCCGGAAAACTGGATCGACTATGCCAAATCCCATGGCGCTCGAGCGGTGACCCTCTACCTCTGCTATTGTCCTCGGCAATCTCCTATATTCTCCGCTCTGTTCAATTGGCCATCGCTCTTGACACTAGATTTACAATTCGACGTTGGTTGGCCTCCGGTTGACATTCCTCCCGAATGCATCGCCTTGAGCAATCTCAAGAAGCTTGTCCTTACAGGTGTGTTCTCGGAGGAGTCCGTGCGAAGGCTGCTCGCTTGCTGTCCTAACCTAGGAGAACTGTCGTTGGATGTATCAGAATGTTATGGTGCCGCTCTCGAAATTGCAGTACCGAATCTTCGCAAATTGGCCCTTACAGGCACTCTGAGCAAGACGCGTATCAATTGTCCGATTCTTGAATCTTTATGCATTGGAAGCAGTTCTTATCTTGAAGAGTTCTATGTCTACGCGCCCTCTCTGGTCTGTGTTCATCTTGGTTTATTTCGATCCTGCCATCCATTATCTTCGAGTCTATGCAATGTGGCAGAGCTAGGCATATCTCTTCTAAGTCTTCCTGCTGACCTG GTGGAGGCTAAGTCTATGATAGAAAGCTTCAAATTGTTTCATAAAATAAAGAGCTTGAGGGTCCATTTGCATCTTCTTGAGGAGTTTACCATGCAAttgctctttctttttcttctagaGACTCCAAATCTCCGCTTACTCCATTTAATGGACGAAAAAGATGAAAAG gAGCCATTTTCGCCATTCTCGCATATGTATGATGATCAGAGTGAGTCCTTGCAAATTATGCCCGCCAAGTGTTTCAATAATCTCAAATTAGTTTTGGCCCAAATCAAATCTGAAAGCGCTCGATCAACATTCTTGGAGATGCTATCCGAGAGAGTTCAAGCATGGGACAAAGTAGTTGTGAG TGCAGGTTTAAACAATGAAAGATCTACTTATTGCATACTCTCCAATCAGAAGGGTAATAATATGTGTATCCATCTATGA
- the LOC122055388 gene encoding photosynthetic NDH subunit of lumenal location 1, chloroplastic isoform X1 — MAAVHSLLASLPNQFAVAGSGVNSRSPVLTIKASSKGVSLAENGYSRRRQILVGVGAFASIFSQEKIAFAEEVPKNYEAFVDFIDGYTYYYPSDWRDFDFMGHDSAFKDRFAALQHVRVSFIPTEKRDVHDLGPMEEVIFNLVKNVYAAPNQTPTIYEMRERSLDGKNYWTFEYELATSFFGRTAFATIAIGNGRYYTLVVGANERRWSRVRNQLKVVADSFKILDI, encoded by the exons ATGGCAGCAGTCCATAGCCTGCTCGCTTCCCTTCCCAACCAA TTTGCAGTCGCCGGCTCCGGCGTCAACTCCCGATCTCCTGTTTTAACAATCAAGGCGAGCTCTAAAGGCGTTTCACTGGCTGAGAACG GTTATTCAAGGAGAAGGCAGATTTTAGTTGGAGTTGGAGCCTTCGCCAGTATTTTTTCACAGGAAAAAATAGCATTTGCTGAAG AAGTTCCAAAGAACTACGAAGCTTTCGTGGATTTCATAGATGGATACACATATTATTACCCTTCTGATTGGAGA gactttgattttaTGGGCCATGACTCAGCATTCAAGGATCGTTTTGCAGCATTGCAGCATGTTAGAGTCAGTTTCATTCCGACCGAAAAGAGAGATGTCCATGACTTAGGACCTATGGAGGAG GTCATTTTCAACTTAGTAAAGAACGTATATGCTGCGCCGAATCAAACTCCAACCATTTACGAAATGAGGGAG CGATCTCTTGATGGAAAGAACTACTGGACCTTTGAATATGAGCTTGCAACTTCTTTCTTTGGTCGGACAGCCTTTGCAACCATAGCAATCGGCAACG GGCGATACTACACGTTGGTGGTAGGTGCAAATGAGAGGAGATGGAGTAGAGTTCGGAACCAGCTCAAGGTGGTCGCGGactctttcaaaattttggaTATATAG
- the LOC122055385 gene encoding F-box/LRR-repeat protein At3g26922-like — protein sequence MATPPAPPHRRVLRTDYLSNLPDSLLLLILSFLSTHDSVRTSVLARRWRSLWASVPAIRFHYEDFHPKVVSRADEIVQQFIASRRDSSAVFSLSIDLDHLCPVTWIDYAKSHGAHEVTLYLGYYPLQTPIFSTLFDWPSLLTLELEFGIGWPRVDIPPECIALSSLKKLILTVGVFSMESMRRLLACCPNLGELSLDVSDIYDATIEIAVPNLRRLFLAGPLGKTRINCPNLESLCIRSSSYLEEFHVYAPSLVRVHLVEFRWCHRLASSLCNVAELAISLVILPADLVEAKSMIESFKLFHKIKKLRVQLHLLNEFTMQLLFLFLRESPNICLLHLMDEKDEKEPCSPFSHMYDDQGESLQIMPSKSFNNLKLVLVQINSEIARSTFLEMLSERVQAWGKVVVRYRALTVM from the exons ATGGCCACTCCGCCGGCGCCGCCTCATCGTCGGGTGCTGAGAACGGACTACCTCAGCAATCTCCCCGattcccttctcctcctcatcctctcCTTCCTCTCCACCCACGACTCCGTCCGCACCTCCGTCCTCGCCCGCCGATGGCGCAGCCTGTGGGCCTCCGTCCCCGCGATCCGCTTTCATTACGAAGATTTCCATCCGAAGGTCGTGTCGAGAGCCGACGAGATTGTCCAGCAATTCATCGCCTCTCGCAGAGACTCTTCCGCTGTTTTTTCTCTTTCTATCGACTTGGACCATCTATGCCCTGTTACCTGGATCGACTATGCCAAGTCCCATGGTGCTCATGAGGTGACCCTCTACCTAGGCTATTATCCTCTGCAAACTCCTATATTCTCCACTCTGTTCGATTGGCCGTCGCTCTTGACACTGGAATTAGAATTCGGCATTGGTTGGCCTCGGGTTGACATCCCTCCCGAATGCATCGCCTTGAGCAGTCTGAAGAAGCTTATACTTACAGTTGGTGTATTCTCGATGGAGTCCATGAGAAGGCTGCTCGCTTGCTGTCCTAACCTAGGAGAACTGTCGTTGGATGTATCAGACATTTATGATGCCACTATCGAAATTGCAGTACCGAATCTTCGCAGATTGTTCCTTGCAGGCCCTCTGGGCAAGACGCGTATCAATTGTCCGAATCTTGAATCTTTATGCATTCGAAGCAGTTCTTACCTGGAAGAGTTCCATGTCTACGCGCCCTCTCTGGTCCGTGTTCATTTGGTTGAATTTCGATGGTGCCATAGATTAGCTTCGAGTTTATGCAATGTGGCAGAGCTAGCCATATCTCTTGTAATTCTTCCTGCTGATCTG GTGGAGGCTAAGTCTATGATAGAAAGCTTTAAATTGTTTCATAAAATAAAGAAATTGAGGGTCCAATTGCATCTTCTCAATGAGTTTACCATGCAAttgctctttctttttcttcgagAGAGTCCAAATATCTGCCTACTCCATTTAATGGACGAAAAAGATGAAAAG GAGCCATGTTCGCCATTTTCGCATATGTATGATGATCAGGGTGAGTCCTTGCAAATTATGCCCTCCAAGAGCTTCAATAATCTCAAATTAGTTTTGGTCCAAATCAATTCTGAAATCGCTCGATCAACATTCTTGGAGATGCTATCTGAGAGAGTTCAAGCATGGGGCAAAGTAGTTGTGAGGTACAGAGCATTAACAGTTATGTGA
- the LOC122055388 gene encoding photosynthetic NDH subunit of lumenal location 1, chloroplastic isoform X2 → MAAVHSLLASLPNQFAVAGSGVNSRSPVLTIKASSKGVSLAENGYSRRRQILVGVGAFASIFSQEKIAFAEVPKNYEAFVDFIDGYTYYYPSDWRDFDFMGHDSAFKDRFAALQHVRVSFIPTEKRDVHDLGPMEEVIFNLVKNVYAAPNQTPTIYEMRERSLDGKNYWTFEYELATSFFGRTAFATIAIGNGRYYTLVVGANERRWSRVRNQLKVVADSFKILDI, encoded by the exons ATGGCAGCAGTCCATAGCCTGCTCGCTTCCCTTCCCAACCAA TTTGCAGTCGCCGGCTCCGGCGTCAACTCCCGATCTCCTGTTTTAACAATCAAGGCGAGCTCTAAAGGCGTTTCACTGGCTGAGAACG GTTATTCAAGGAGAAGGCAGATTTTAGTTGGAGTTGGAGCCTTCGCCAGTATTTTTTCACAGGAAAAAATAGCATTTGCTGAAG TTCCAAAGAACTACGAAGCTTTCGTGGATTTCATAGATGGATACACATATTATTACCCTTCTGATTGGAGA gactttgattttaTGGGCCATGACTCAGCATTCAAGGATCGTTTTGCAGCATTGCAGCATGTTAGAGTCAGTTTCATTCCGACCGAAAAGAGAGATGTCCATGACTTAGGACCTATGGAGGAG GTCATTTTCAACTTAGTAAAGAACGTATATGCTGCGCCGAATCAAACTCCAACCATTTACGAAATGAGGGAG CGATCTCTTGATGGAAAGAACTACTGGACCTTTGAATATGAGCTTGCAACTTCTTTCTTTGGTCGGACAGCCTTTGCAACCATAGCAATCGGCAACG GGCGATACTACACGTTGGTGGTAGGTGCAAATGAGAGGAGATGGAGTAGAGTTCGGAACCAGCTCAAGGTGGTCGCGGactctttcaaaattttggaTATATAG